One stretch of Candidatus Hydrogenedentota bacterium DNA includes these proteins:
- the thiC gene encoding phosphomethylpyrimidine synthase ThiC produces MSVSSDRLPVFATGQSDVITRSPFPRSRKIYVLGVDESVRVPMREVVQSPAKSRAAATLPEANPAVTLYDTSGPYTDPDVGIDVRKGLAPLRAEWIAARRDVDTLADVTSDYGRRREHDPVLAPLRFERTRSPLRAKAGRRVTQMHYAKRGEITQEMEFVAIRENMRLELQIDELKKQHPGMNWGAQLPKAITPEFVRQEVARGRAIIPANINHPELEPMAIGRNLLVKINANIGNSAVTSSIEEEVEKMVWAIRWGADTVMDLSTGPNIHETREWIIRNSPVPIGTVPIYQALEKVGGKPEDLTWELFRDTLIEQAEQGVDYFTIHAGVLLRYIPLTANRVTGIVSRGGSIMAKWCLAHHKENFLYTRWDEICEIMAAYDVSFSIGDGLRPGCLADANDDAQFAELKTQGELTQRAWAFDVQVMNEGPGHIPMHMIKENVEKQLDWCGEAPFYTLGPLTTDVAPGYDHITSAIGAAMIGWYGTALLCYVTPKEHLGLPNKNDVREGVIAYKIAAHAADLAKGHPGAQVWDNALSKARFEFRWEDQFALAMDPERARDFHDETLPAEGAKLAHFCSMCGPKFCSMEITRQIRDYADERHVSEAEALSEGMREMAEKFRVAGSKIYHEAAK; encoded by the coding sequence ATGTCAGTATCTTCGGATCGATTGCCGGTCTTCGCGACCGGCCAATCGGACGTGATTACGCGCTCGCCGTTTCCAAGGAGCCGCAAAATATACGTACTCGGGGTTGACGAGAGCGTGCGCGTTCCAATGCGGGAAGTCGTGCAGTCGCCTGCGAAGTCCCGTGCCGCGGCCACGCTACCCGAAGCCAACCCTGCGGTCACCTTGTACGACACCTCCGGGCCGTACACGGACCCGGACGTGGGGATCGATGTCCGGAAGGGATTGGCGCCGTTGCGCGCGGAATGGATTGCCGCGCGCCGTGACGTTGACACGCTTGCCGACGTGACCTCCGATTACGGGCGCCGCCGCGAGCACGACCCTGTGCTGGCGCCACTGCGATTCGAACGCACGCGATCGCCGCTGCGCGCGAAGGCCGGCCGCCGCGTTACGCAGATGCATTACGCCAAACGCGGCGAAATCACTCAGGAGATGGAGTTCGTCGCGATTCGGGAAAACATGCGCCTCGAACTGCAAATCGACGAACTGAAGAAGCAGCACCCGGGCATGAACTGGGGTGCGCAACTGCCAAAGGCAATCACGCCTGAGTTCGTTCGCCAGGAAGTGGCGCGCGGCCGGGCAATCATACCCGCGAATATCAACCATCCCGAGCTCGAACCGATGGCGATCGGCCGGAACCTTCTGGTGAAAATCAACGCCAACATCGGAAACAGTGCCGTCACAAGTTCGATCGAAGAAGAAGTCGAGAAGATGGTGTGGGCGATCCGGTGGGGCGCGGATACCGTGATGGACTTGTCCACCGGCCCGAACATTCACGAGACGCGCGAATGGATCATCCGCAATTCGCCCGTGCCGATCGGGACCGTCCCGATCTATCAGGCGCTCGAAAAAGTGGGGGGGAAACCCGAAGACCTCACTTGGGAACTCTTTCGCGATACGTTGATCGAACAGGCCGAACAAGGCGTCGATTACTTTACGATCCACGCGGGCGTCTTGTTGCGTTACATCCCGCTGACCGCAAACCGTGTCACCGGTATCGTCAGCCGCGGCGGCTCCATCATGGCGAAGTGGTGCCTCGCGCACCACAAGGAAAACTTCCTATATACGCGGTGGGACGAAATCTGCGAGATCATGGCGGCGTATGACGTGTCATTCTCGATCGGCGACGGCCTGCGCCCCGGATGCCTGGCGGACGCCAACGACGACGCGCAGTTCGCGGAACTGAAGACGCAGGGCGAGTTGACGCAGCGGGCATGGGCGTTCGACGTACAAGTCATGAACGAGGGTCCGGGCCACATTCCCATGCACATGATCAAGGAAAACGTCGAAAAACAACTTGACTGGTGCGGCGAAGCGCCGTTCTATACTCTCGGCCCGCTCACTACCGACGTCGCGCCCGGCTACGATCACATAACGTCGGCCATCGGCGCGGCCATGATCGGGTGGTACGGCACCGCGCTGCTGTGTTACGTCACGCCCAAGGAACACCTTGGTCTTCCGAATAAGAATGACGTGCGCGAAGGCGTCATCGCGTATAAGATTGCCGCGCACGCCGCCGATCTCGCGAAGGGCCATCCGGGCGCGCAGGTGTGGGACAACGCGCTGAGCAAGGCCCGTTTCGAGTTTCGCTGGGAAGACCAATTCGCGCTCGCGATGGACCCCGAGCGCGCGCGCGACTTCCACGACGAAACGCTGCCGGCGGAAGGCGCAAAACTCGCACACTTCTGCTCGATGTGCGGGCCAAAGTTCTGCTCGATGGAAATCACCCGGCAAATTCGCGACTACGCGGACGAACGCCACGTCAGCGAGGCCGAAGCGCTCAGCGAAGGCATGCGCGAAATGGCCGAAAAATTCCGCGTCGCGGGTTCGAAAATCTATCACGAGGCCGCAAAATGA
- a CDS encoding rhodanese, which yields MRPCSPQELKEKLARGDDFILLDVRNDDELAHASVKGCMHVPLDKLDDHLEELEALKGKEFICMCHHGMRSQMAQEYLTVQGFKRVRNLDGGIDAYAVHADPSIGRY from the coding sequence ATGAGACCCTGTTCGCCCCAAGAACTAAAAGAGAAACTCGCGCGCGGGGACGACTTTATCCTGCTTGACGTGCGCAACGACGACGAGTTGGCGCACGCCAGCGTCAAAGGGTGTATGCACGTCCCGTTGGACAAGCTTGACGATCATCTGGAAGAACTGGAAGCGTTGAAGGGGAAAGAATTCATCTGCATGTGCCATCACGGAATGCGGTCGCAGATGGCGCAAGAATATCTCACGGTCCAGGGATTCAAGCGCGTGCGCAACCTCGACGGCGGAATCGATGCGTACGCGGTGCACGCCGATCCCAGTATCGGCCGATATTGA
- a CDS encoding methyltransferase domain-containing protein, with the protein MGEDVSFRRSGILPLWTNVRTRCVLPELMDRQDLDPRQRTQALAGLRRINRLSLTSRHIWHPVRAFARAVNRPVRLLDLASGGGDVVLDLARFARHEGISVAVSGCDLNPEAVAHANERARRVDIDASFFVHDVLADPLPAGFDVITNSLFMHHFEIDRAVRILKSIRGAEPKLVVISDLERGTPGFLLAHLACQFLTRSYVVHYDGPRSVAAAFTIEEFGAAANAAGFDGHRIRRTWPFRFLFTWEA; encoded by the coding sequence ATGGGCGAAGATGTCAGCTTCCGGCGATCCGGAATCCTCCCGCTTTGGACGAACGTGCGGACGCGTTGCGTCCTGCCTGAACTCATGGATCGTCAGGACCTCGACCCGCGCCAGCGAACCCAGGCGCTCGCGGGCCTGCGCCGAATCAATCGCCTCAGCCTCACCTCGCGACATATCTGGCATCCCGTTCGCGCGTTCGCGCGTGCCGTGAATCGGCCCGTGCGCCTGCTCGATCTCGCATCCGGCGGAGGCGACGTTGTATTGGACTTGGCCCGCTTCGCCAGACACGAAGGCATTTCGGTCGCGGTGAGTGGGTGCGACCTCAATCCTGAAGCCGTGGCGCACGCAAACGAACGCGCCCGCCGCGTAGACATTGACGCGTCCTTCTTCGTGCACGATGTCCTCGCCGATCCCCTGCCCGCCGGCTTTGACGTAATCACGAATTCGCTCTTCATGCACCATTTCGAGATCGATCGCGCCGTTCGGATTCTGAAATCCATTCGCGGTGCGGAACCAAAGCTCGTCGTGATAAGCGATCTCGAACGCGGCACCCCGGGGTTCCTGCTCGCGCATCTCGCATGCCAATTCCTGACGCGCAGTTACGTCGTGCATTACGATGGCCCGCGCTCGGTCGCGGCTGCATTTACCATCGAGGAATTCGGCGCCGCCGCAAACGCTGCCGGCTTTGACGGACACCGTATTCGTAGAACTTGGCCGTTTCGTTTTCTCTTCACGTGGGAGGCATGA
- a CDS encoding type III polyketide synthase translates to MGHRVGHRAGADCAAGLGALRIALRTRLDRRAATHRYKSRRGLPDRCRLPPISGTGQDCASSVGGGARGRCPVRAQAQRAATGAERSCAVSQFAIMGQGTALPEHSIGIDESLVYAAKAFEATGEQERQLKLLYKMTGVQRRHTCVLCAPEGQPDRQPFFPEPNGAMRQGPSIRARMEKYENDSLPLAVEASRKALDQSGVDPLAITHLVTVSCSGFAAPGVDIGLIKTLGLPTTCQRTHVGFMGCHGALNGLRVARGFVESDPSARVLLCAVELCSLHYHYGWNPQQIVANALFADGSAAVVGGAANGNDDAWRIGGTGSCLVPDSEDAMTWRIGNNGFIMSLSSRVPELIGSHLRPWMESWLKQQRLALSDVKSWAVHPGGPRILGSVVKALDLAKDAVDVSREVLRDHGNMSSPTILFILKRLRDANAPRPCVALGFGPGLVAEASLFV, encoded by the coding sequence ATGGGCCATCGAGTCGGCCATCGCGCTGGCGCCGATTGCGCGGCAGGCCTTGGAGCGTTACGAATCGCGCTACGAACACGATTGGATCGCCGCGCGGCAACGCATCGTTACAAATCGCGCCGCGGTTTGCCGGATCGTTGCCGCCTCCCTCCGATATCCGGCACTGGTCAAGACTGCGCTTCGAGTGTTGGAGGTGGCGCCCGTGGCCGCTGTCCCGTTCGTGCGCAGGCTCAACGCGCCGCAACCGGCGCAGAAAGAAGTTGTGCTGTGAGTCAGTTTGCCATCATGGGACAAGGCACGGCGTTGCCGGAGCATTCCATCGGGATCGACGAGTCGCTGGTCTACGCCGCAAAAGCGTTCGAGGCGACGGGCGAACAGGAACGCCAGTTGAAGCTCTTGTACAAGATGACCGGTGTTCAGCGCCGTCATACCTGCGTGCTGTGCGCGCCGGAAGGCCAACCCGACCGGCAACCGTTCTTTCCCGAACCGAACGGCGCCATGCGCCAAGGTCCATCCATCCGAGCGCGCATGGAGAAGTATGAAAACGATTCGTTGCCGTTGGCGGTCGAGGCATCGCGAAAGGCGCTCGATCAATCGGGCGTGGACCCGTTGGCCATCACGCATTTGGTCACCGTATCGTGCAGCGGGTTCGCCGCGCCCGGCGTCGATATCGGGCTCATCAAAACGCTTGGCCTGCCGACCACGTGCCAACGCACGCACGTGGGCTTCATGGGGTGTCACGGCGCGCTGAATGGACTGCGCGTCGCGCGCGGTTTCGTCGAGAGCGATCCCAGTGCGCGCGTGCTGCTGTGCGCGGTGGAACTGTGCAGTCTTCATTACCACTATGGCTGGAACCCGCAACAAATTGTGGCGAACGCGTTGTTTGCCGATGGCTCCGCCGCCGTCGTCGGCGGCGCCGCAAACGGCAACGACGATGCGTGGCGCATCGGCGGCACCGGTTCGTGTCTCGTGCCCGATTCCGAAGACGCGATGACCTGGCGGATCGGCAACAACGGTTTTATCATGTCGCTTTCCTCGCGCGTGCCCGAATTGATTGGCAGCCACCTGCGCCCGTGGATGGAATCGTGGCTGAAACAGCAACGGCTCGCGTTGAGCGATGTCAAGTCGTGGGCGGTCCATCCCGGCGGCCCGCGCATCCTCGGCTCGGTCGTGAAAGCGCTCGACCTCGCGAAAGACGCCGTCGACGTGTCGCGCGAAGTGCTTCGCGATCACGGCAACATGTCTTCGCCGACGATTCTTTTTATACTGAAACGGTTACGCGATGCCAATGCTCCACGACCGTGTGTAGCTCTTGGCTTTGGGCCCGGACTTGTAGCCGAAGCGTCACTCTTCGTTTAG
- a CDS encoding RNA polymerase sigma factor — translation MRSTTATDERTDSSRAHEFLEHVEKYRHEFYRFAARTLWNPQMTDDVFQSAVLSGFENYHNFTPGTNFRAWMYRILVNKCYVANREAGRAAKPLDEVDPHVLCVRERPEYADVLDDPTGFLEHCGDEVILAFKRLSPAERSCILLRSSDGLSYQEIGDILRMPVGTVMTHLSRGRAKLRTDLIDYAKRCGIIAERRQSRRARSTELPSAAMP, via the coding sequence ATGCGGAGCACGACAGCAACCGATGAACGAACCGACAGCTCGAGAGCGCACGAATTCTTGGAGCATGTCGAGAAGTACCGGCACGAATTCTATCGGTTTGCCGCGAGGACCTTGTGGAATCCCCAAATGACCGATGATGTCTTCCAATCGGCCGTTCTATCCGGCTTCGAGAACTACCACAATTTCACCCCGGGCACCAACTTCCGTGCGTGGATGTATCGAATTCTCGTGAACAAATGTTACGTGGCAAATCGCGAAGCCGGACGCGCCGCAAAGCCGTTGGACGAAGTCGATCCCCATGTTCTTTGCGTGCGCGAGCGACCTGAGTATGCGGACGTGCTCGATGATCCGACGGGGTTTCTCGAACACTGTGGAGACGAGGTGATCCTCGCGTTCAAGCGGCTGTCCCCGGCCGAGCGATCCTGCATCTTGCTGCGGTCTAGTGACGGGCTTTCGTATCAAGAGATCGGGGACATCTTGCGCATGCCCGTGGGAACCGTAATGACGCACCTATCCCGTGGCCGTGCCAAACTACGCACGGACTTAATTGACTACGCAAAGCGTTGCGGCATCATCGCGGAACGTCGGCAAAGCAGGCGCGCGCGCTCCACGGAACTCCCATCAGCCGCCATGCCGTAG